The Acidobacteriota bacterium genome has a window encoding:
- a CDS encoding APC family permease has translation MTDKHRDPAYKLNQLEATAICGNDITSSCLYVSALTVLQAGKWAPVALLIVAAVLFLYRKIYAEVVGALPLNGGAYNALLNTTSKRVASLAACLTLLSYMATAVISASEAMHYVHSLWHGLPVIAATIVLLAAFMFLTIMGIGESARVAVLIFITHITTLVLLLGVGVFFVLRGGPATLGENLTAPMEISVPQALFFGFAAAMLGISGFESSANFVEEQERGVFPKTLRNMWAAVSFFNPSMALLALALVPISAVAHNQEALLSHMGLIAGGKWLSVLVSVDAALVLSGAVLTSYVGVTGLVKRMALDRCLPQFLLRTNRLGTTHWIIIAFFLLAVSVLLWTQGNLGELAGVYTISFLAVMALFGVGNILLKIRRASLPRPTIASWPSVLVAIAAVVAALVGNILLNPAYLRVFLGYFVPAILIVGVMLSRIEIMRIMLFAIQSVSESIQKHTSRAAKAILDKIDQINSQRFVFFTRGDSIANLNQAMLYVRRNEHTNRIRVAIAYTDKKEIPERLAQDLEFLDEAYPEIDIEYVEVEGEFGPELIDKLSKRWQVPKNFMFIGSPGDHFPYRLEELGGVRLII, from the coding sequence ATGACAGATAAGCACAGGGATCCGGCTTACAAACTCAACCAGCTCGAGGCGACCGCGATCTGCGGCAACGACATCACCTCGTCCTGCCTCTACGTGTCTGCCTTGACCGTCCTCCAGGCAGGCAAATGGGCGCCGGTTGCGCTCCTGATCGTCGCCGCGGTTCTCTTCCTCTACCGCAAGATTTATGCGGAGGTTGTCGGCGCGCTGCCGCTCAACGGAGGCGCCTACAACGCGCTCCTCAACACTACCAGCAAGAGGGTCGCATCGCTGGCGGCCTGTTTGACTCTCCTGTCCTACATGGCGACCGCGGTGATCTCGGCTTCCGAAGCGATGCACTACGTGCATTCACTGTGGCATGGCTTGCCGGTGATCGCGGCGACCATTGTCCTCCTTGCGGCCTTCATGTTCCTGACCATCATGGGTATCGGCGAGTCGGCCAGGGTCGCGGTCTTGATCTTCATCACACACATTACGACCCTCGTCCTGCTCCTCGGAGTGGGTGTTTTCTTCGTGCTGCGTGGCGGGCCGGCGACCCTGGGTGAAAATCTCACCGCGCCGATGGAAATCAGCGTTCCGCAGGCACTGTTCTTTGGTTTCGCGGCGGCGATGCTCGGGATCTCCGGCTTCGAAAGCTCCGCCAACTTCGTCGAGGAACAGGAACGCGGCGTGTTCCCAAAAACCCTGCGCAACATGTGGGCAGCGGTCAGCTTCTTCAATCCATCGATGGCCTTGCTGGCGCTTGCACTGGTGCCAATCTCCGCGGTGGCCCACAATCAGGAAGCCCTGCTCTCCCACATGGGACTCATCGCGGGTGGAAAATGGCTGTCGGTACTGGTGTCAGTTGACGCCGCGCTGGTTTTGTCCGGTGCAGTTCTGACGTCCTACGTCGGTGTGACCGGGCTCGTCAAACGCATGGCCCTCGATCGGTGCCTGCCGCAATTCCTCCTCAGAACCAACCGGTTGGGTACCACTCACTGGATCATCATTGCCTTTTTCCTGCTCGCGGTGTCGGTGCTTCTGTGGACGCAGGGAAACCTTGGCGAGCTGGCCGGCGTCTACACGATCTCCTTCCTGGCGGTGATGGCGCTCTTTGGCGTCGGTAATATCCTGCTCAAGATCAGAAGGGCGAGCCTTCCGCGACCGACCATCGCGTCGTGGCCCTCGGTCCTCGTGGCTATCGCCGCCGTGGTGGCTGCACTGGTCGGAAACATCCTTCTCAACCCCGCCTACCTCAGAGTCTTTCTCGGATACTTCGTGCCGGCAATCCTGATCGTCGGCGTCATGCTGAGCCGAATCGAGATCATGCGGATCATGCTATTTGCGATCCAGTCTGTAAGCGAGTCGATCCAGAAACACACCTCGCGGGCAGCGAAGGCCATTCTTGACAAAATCGACCAGATCAACTCACAGCGTTTCGTCTTCTTCACCCGCGGCGACAGCATCGCAAACCTCAACCAGGCCATGCTCTATGTGCGGCGTAACGAACACACCAACCGCATCAGGGTGGCGATTGCGTACACCGACAAGAAGGAAATACCAGAAAGGCTCGCGCAGGACCTCGAGTTCCTCGACGAGGCCTACCCCGAGATCGACATCGAGTACGTCGAGGTGGAGGGAGAGTTCGGTCCCGAATTGATCGACAAGCTCTCGAAGCGCTGGCAGGTGCCCAAGAACTTCATGTTTATCGGATCCCCCGGGGATCATTTCCCGTACCGGTTGGAAGAACTCGGTGGGGTTCGGTTGATCATCTGA
- a CDS encoding DoxX family protein: MEFRETLQRASGMVDRITASLAFIAPLATRLVIGLAFFRAGSGKFRNFENVIGFFDSLGIPFPAFNAGLVASMETVGGLMLIVGLFTRFFASGLAVTMVVALLTADTADLLAAWSGASQISPTDVTAFTFLLFLMWLVFYGAGKLSLDALMKKFLLSHQTPVGSLNPDNL; this comes from the coding sequence ATGGAATTCAGAGAAACTTTGCAACGCGCGAGCGGCATGGTCGACCGGATAACGGCCAGTCTGGCCTTCATCGCTCCGCTGGCCACCCGGCTGGTCATCGGGCTGGCATTCTTCCGGGCCGGTTCCGGCAAGTTTCGCAACTTCGAAAATGTGATCGGCTTCTTCGACTCGCTCGGGATCCCATTCCCGGCCTTCAACGCCGGTCTGGTGGCCTCGATGGAAACCGTCGGCGGGTTGATGTTGATTGTCGGTCTCTTCACCCGTTTCTTCGCTTCGGGCCTGGCCGTCACCATGGTGGTTGCGCTATTGACCGCCGACACTGCCGATCTGCTGGCTGCCTGGAGCGGCGCGTCCCAGATCTCACCGACCGACGTCACGGCCTTCACCTTTCTCCTCTTCCTGATGTGGCTCGTCTTCTACGGCGCCGGCAAGTTGAGCCTCGACGCGCTGATGAAGAAATTCCTGCTCTCACATCAGACCCCTGTCGGCTCGCTGAATCCCGACAATCTCTAA
- a CDS encoding DUF692 domain-containing protein: MKDNRWGFPDLGLGVGLRTTHYAHILSEKPDIGFFEILTENYLDTGGRPLFMLDQIAERYPTVMHGVSMSIGSTDPIDFDYLAKVKALAERTGSLWISDHICWTGVLGRNTHDLLPLPYTEETLVHSINRIKIVQEFLERPLVLENPSTYLEFADNDMTEWEFVVRLAEEADCGLLFDVNNVYVSAYNHGYDPVAYIDAIPADRVCQYHLAGHTNKGTHIIDTHSDHVVDPVWELFGHTIRNVGLRATLLEWDADIPPFEIVHREVLKAEGWRREEVADVA, encoded by the coding sequence ATGAAAGACAACCGTTGGGGATTTCCGGACCTCGGACTCGGGGTCGGTCTCCGCACTACTCACTACGCGCACATCCTCTCGGAGAAACCCGACATCGGCTTCTTCGAGATCCTGACCGAGAACTACCTCGACACCGGCGGCCGTCCGCTTTTCATGCTCGATCAGATTGCCGAGCGCTACCCGACGGTCATGCACGGCGTGTCGATGTCGATCGGTTCCACCGATCCGATAGACTTCGACTACCTCGCCAAGGTCAAGGCTCTGGCTGAACGCACCGGCTCACTCTGGATTTCAGACCATATCTGCTGGACGGGGGTGCTCGGCCGCAACACGCACGACCTCCTGCCCCTCCCCTACACCGAGGAGACTCTCGTCCACTCGATCAACCGCATCAAAATCGTGCAAGAGTTTCTCGAGCGGCCCCTGGTGCTCGAAAACCCCTCGACGTACCTGGAGTTCGCCGACAACGACATGACCGAGTGGGAATTCGTCGTCCGTCTCGCCGAGGAGGCCGATTGTGGATTGCTCTTCGACGTCAACAACGTCTATGTCTCGGCCTACAACCATGGCTACGACCCGGTGGCCTACATCGATGCCATCCCGGCCGACCGCGTCTGCCAGTACCATCTGGCCGGCCACACCAACAAGGGGACCCACATCATCGACACCCACTCGGATCACGTCGTGGACCCGGTGTGGGAGCTCTTCGGCCACACGATTCGCAACGTCGGGCTGCGCGCCACCCTGCTCGAATGGGATGCCGACATTCCCCCCTTCGAGATCGTGCACCGGGAGGTGCTCAAGGCTGAAGGCTGGCGCCGCGAGGAGGTCGCCGATGTCGCCTGA
- a CDS encoding DNA-binding domain-containing protein: MSPERPGLARLQRWMQEVVVHPGAVEEAIEADDATRHITSGRLTDVVLPSHSMTAVERVGVYHGMYMMRMEEALETDYPVIRYHLGDHQFGHLVAEYVQRFPSTSYTLNRLGDHLPQFFVDEPEWPQAAFLYDLARLELAMTEVFDEEESPILGSEELEAVPPDAWETARLRPISAFRLLDFKHAVIPHLVAFHEDRPAPSPRRRASWVALYRRDYSVLRLELSRAEYDLLREIVAAAPLGDALAAAAASKSPRQQAKVFRWFRTWISEGLFTEIES; the protein is encoded by the coding sequence ATGTCGCCTGAACGGCCCGGGCTCGCACGCCTGCAACGCTGGATGCAGGAGGTCGTCGTTCACCCCGGAGCCGTCGAGGAAGCCATCGAGGCCGACGACGCCACTCGACACATCACCAGCGGCCGGCTGACCGACGTAGTACTTCCATCACATTCAATGACCGCCGTCGAACGCGTCGGCGTCTACCACGGGATGTATATGATGCGGATGGAGGAGGCGCTCGAGACCGACTACCCGGTGATCCGCTATCACCTGGGCGACCACCAGTTCGGCCACCTTGTGGCGGAGTACGTTCAGCGCTTTCCGTCCACCAGCTACACGCTCAACCGGCTCGGCGACCACCTTCCGCAGTTCTTCGTCGATGAGCCGGAGTGGCCCCAGGCCGCCTTTCTTTACGACCTCGCCAGGCTCGAGCTGGCCATGACAGAAGTCTTCGACGAAGAGGAATCTCCCATTCTCGGCTCCGAGGAGTTGGAAGCGGTACCACCCGACGCCTGGGAAACGGCACGGCTGCGCCCTATCTCCGCATTCCGATTATTGGATTTCAAGCACGCGGTCATCCCGCACCTGGTCGCCTTCCACGAGGACCGACCGGCGCCAAGTCCACGCCGCCGCGCAAGCTGGGTCGCGTTGTATCGCCGCGATTACTCGGTTCTCCGCCTCGAACTGAGCCGCGCGGAATACGATCTTCTGCGTGAGATCGTCGCTGCGGCCCCCCTCGGAGACGCCCTTGCTGCCGCAGCCGCGTCGAAGTCCCCGCGGCAGCAGGCGAAGGTGTTCCGGTGGTTTCGCACCTGGATCTCGGAGGGTCTATTCACAGAGATCGAGTCTTGA
- a CDS encoding metalloregulator ArsR/SmtB family transcription factor yields MNKLEDSPTAPESLPEWVVECLSRLFSSISDHTRIRIVHALTTQDRLNVSEIAEHTGLSVSAVSHQLRLLRDRAMLQAAREGRSVYYSLADDHLRTLIRTGVQHAYEDCTNNLRREAEDPTNQKG; encoded by the coding sequence ATGAACAAATTAGAGGATTCTCCGACTGCTCCTGAATCGCTTCCGGAGTGGGTTGTCGAGTGCCTGAGTCGACTCTTTTCCTCAATTTCCGACCACACGCGTATTCGCATCGTCCACGCCCTCACCACCCAGGACAGATTGAACGTTTCCGAGATTGCCGAGCACACGGGACTTTCTGTCTCCGCAGTCAGCCACCAACTGCGATTGCTCCGCGACCGAGCCATGCTGCAGGCGGCCAGGGAAGGGCGCTCCGTCTACTACAGCCTCGCCGACGATCATCTCCGCACACTGATCCGAACCGGGGTGCAGCACGCTTACGAGGACTGCACCAACAACCTCCGGCGCGAAGCCGAGGACCCGACGAATCAAAAGGGTTAA
- a CDS encoding cytochrome C: MNPESPLTHTKHVFRAAILLLAVLIAMVLGRLLFVPETWGQYGWYRGDAVAEHRNKPIRHGGNDSCAMCHDVEFADHAAGAHVSVQCELCHGPVALHVNLDDGEMLAEMPVRRSRELCELCHLRLEARPADFPQIEVREHVAENGGELTVDACFQCHDPHSPL; encoded by the coding sequence ATGAACCCTGAGAGTCCTCTCACTCACACCAAGCACGTTTTTCGGGCGGCCATTTTGTTGCTCGCCGTGCTGATTGCCATGGTCCTCGGGCGATTGCTCTTCGTCCCGGAGACCTGGGGCCAGTACGGCTGGTACAGAGGGGATGCCGTCGCCGAGCACCGAAACAAACCGATCCGCCACGGTGGCAACGACTCGTGCGCGATGTGCCACGACGTCGAGTTCGCCGATCACGCCGCGGGAGCGCACGTCTCCGTGCAGTGCGAGCTGTGCCACGGTCCGGTGGCACTCCACGTCAACCTCGACGATGGGGAGATGCTGGCCGAGATGCCGGTACGCCGCAGCCGAGAACTGTGTGAGCTCTGCCATCTCAGGCTTGAAGCGCGCCCGGCCGATTTCCCGCAGATAGAGGTTCGCGAACATGTGGCAGAAAACGGCGGTGAACTGACCGTCGACGCCTGCTTCCAATGTCACGATCCCCACTCACCGCTTTGA
- a CDS encoding 4Fe-4S dicluster domain-containing protein encodes MAPHDKKPAQPPATISRRQFLSRSSTALAGSMVIALVLPEGTSAGVDGAEYDWNRHRWVYLIDTTKCIGCGSCVRACRAENSVPPHMYRTWVERYEIAVEGEAFIESPNGAEHGFDAVPTGLDVRKGFFVPKLCNHCRATPCIQVCPVGASFATRDGVVLVDPEHCIGCGYCVQACPYGSRFINPETHTADKCTLCYHRITAGQKTACVQICPVGARRLGDRHDPDDDVMEILATRPIQVLQPELLTRPQAFYLGLDMEVC; translated from the coding sequence ATGGCACCTCATGACAAAAAACCTGCTCAGCCGCCCGCCACGATTTCTCGCCGCCAGTTTTTGAGCCGGTCGAGCACCGCTCTTGCCGGCAGCATGGTCATAGCCCTCGTCCTCCCCGAGGGGACGTCGGCTGGTGTCGATGGGGCCGAGTACGACTGGAACCGGCACCGCTGGGTCTATCTCATCGACACCACGAAGTGCATCGGCTGCGGCTCCTGCGTCCGAGCCTGCCGAGCAGAAAACTCGGTCCCGCCACATATGTACCGAACGTGGGTTGAACGCTACGAGATCGCGGTTGAAGGCGAGGCCTTCATCGAATCTCCCAACGGTGCCGAACACGGATTCGATGCCGTTCCGACCGGCCTCGACGTTCGCAAGGGATTCTTCGTGCCGAAATTGTGCAATCACTGCCGAGCGACGCCCTGCATTCAGGTGTGCCCGGTCGGCGCCTCATTCGCCACCCGTGACGGTGTCGTGTTGGTGGATCCCGAACACTGCATCGGTTGCGGTTACTGCGTCCAGGCCTGCCCGTACGGCAGCCGGTTCATCAACCCCGAAACCCACACTGCTGACAAGTGCACCCTGTGCTATCACCGCATCACCGCGGGACAGAAGACGGCTTGCGTTCAGATCTGTCCGGTCGGGGCGCGCCGTCTCGGTGACCGCCACGACCCCGATGACGACGTTATGGAGATCCTCGCCACCCGCCCTATCCAGGTACTCCAACCCGAGCTGCTCACCCGTCCACAGGCTTTCTACCTCGGCCTCGACATGGAGGTGTGTTGA
- the nrfD gene encoding polysulfide reductase NrfD — MFPELTGYLFPNDVHIHWSLMIVLYPYITGLVAGAFLVSSLYHVFGRKDLEPLGRFALATALCFLVVAGLPLLNHLGHPERAINIIVTPNFTSAMAGFGILYASYFIVLLLEVWFVFRVDIIETAAHSRGIKRWLFAALALGVYDTSPEAQAIDRKIIRVLAAIGIPMACLLHGYVGFLFGALKANPWWSTPLMPVIFLFSAMVSGIALLIVLYQIAMKLKGMPIDRPAISAMARWLWLFMIMSLTMELLEIMMLAYERAEEWEVIGHLLTHQLSFSFISLQMVGGGLIPLILLGIVVLMGRYMDDRILNTLTMVSSLLLLLQVLAMRWNVVIGGQMFSKSMTGFRETYVPGLFEKEGILAALAILFIPFILLLIFERVLPTFRHLET, encoded by the coding sequence ATGTTCCCGGAGCTGACAGGTTACCTGTTTCCGAATGATGTCCATATCCACTGGAGCCTGATGATCGTGCTGTACCCGTACATCACCGGGCTGGTGGCCGGCGCATTCCTCGTCTCATCTCTGTACCACGTCTTCGGGCGCAAAGATCTCGAACCACTCGGTCGCTTCGCGCTCGCTACGGCACTCTGCTTCCTCGTGGTCGCCGGGCTGCCTCTGCTCAACCACCTCGGTCATCCGGAACGTGCGATCAACATCATCGTGACCCCGAACTTCACCTCGGCGATGGCGGGCTTCGGGATTCTCTACGCCTCGTACTTCATCGTCCTTCTCCTCGAGGTGTGGTTCGTCTTTCGGGTCGATATCATCGAAACCGCAGCCCACTCTCGGGGAATCAAACGCTGGCTGTTCGCGGCCCTCGCCCTCGGCGTTTATGACACTTCTCCGGAGGCACAGGCAATCGATCGCAAGATCATTCGGGTGCTCGCAGCGATCGGCATTCCGATGGCCTGTCTGCTGCACGGGTACGTCGGTTTCCTGTTCGGCGCCCTCAAGGCCAACCCGTGGTGGTCGACGCCACTGATGCCGGTGATCTTTCTCTTCTCGGCCATGGTGTCGGGCATCGCCCTGTTGATCGTGCTTTACCAGATCGCGATGAAGCTCAAAGGCATGCCAATCGACCGCCCGGCGATCTCGGCAATGGCGCGCTGGCTGTGGCTCTTCATGATCATGTCGCTGACCATGGAACTCCTCGAAATCATGATGTTGGCCTACGAGAGGGCCGAAGAGTGGGAGGTTATTGGCCATCTCCTCACTCACCAGCTTTCCTTCTCGTTCATCTCGCTGCAGATGGTCGGAGGCGGGCTGATCCCGCTCATTCTGCTCGGCATCGTGGTCTTGATGGGTCGCTACATGGACGACCGGATCCTCAACACGCTGACCATGGTTTCCTCGCTCCTGCTGCTGCTTCAGGTTCTGGCCATGCGTTGGAACGTAGTCATCGGCGGCCAGATGTTCTCGAAGAGCATGACCGGCTTCCGGGAGACCTACGTCCCCGGGTTATTTGAAAAGGAGGGCATTCTCGCGGCGTTGGCGATCCTCTTCATCCCCTTCATTCTGCTGCTGATCTTCGAGAGGGTCCTGCCGACGTTCAGACACCTCGAAACGTGA
- a CDS encoding metal ABC transporter permease: MIDMLSFMAAPFAACLVLVGLHAYFGIHVIERRILFVDLAVAQFAALGAVVGFAFGQHPGEIGSTLFSLAFATIAAGLFALTRVRIEKLPQEAIIGITFVVASAATILVADRAPEGAEHIKETLAGSLLWVTWPTVIKVLVIYVGIGLLHWFLRHRFMLISTDPEEAYERGWRIRWWDFLFYLSFGVMITFSVEIGGILMVFAYLVIPACVAILLHAGMRSRLVVGWIVGVVGSGLGLIGSYYLDLPTGPAIVVILGLLLVAAWLVERRFS, translated from the coding sequence ATGATCGATATGTTGAGCTTCATGGCCGCGCCGTTCGCCGCCTGCCTGGTTCTGGTGGGCCTTCACGCCTATTTCGGGATCCACGTCATCGAACGGCGGATTCTCTTCGTCGACCTCGCGGTCGCACAATTTGCCGCGTTGGGCGCGGTGGTGGGCTTCGCTTTCGGTCAGCACCCCGGCGAGATCGGGTCGACCCTTTTCAGCCTCGCCTTCGCGACAATCGCGGCGGGCCTCTTTGCGCTGACCAGGGTGCGGATCGAAAAACTGCCGCAGGAGGCGATCATCGGCATCACCTTCGTCGTCGCCTCGGCGGCGACGATCCTGGTCGCGGACCGCGCACCGGAGGGCGCCGAGCACATCAAGGAGACCCTGGCAGGGTCACTCCTGTGGGTGACCTGGCCGACCGTGATCAAGGTGCTGGTGATCTATGTCGGCATTGGTCTTCTCCACTGGTTTCTTCGCCACCGTTTCATGCTCATCTCGACCGATCCCGAAGAGGCCTACGAGCGTGGTTGGCGGATTCGCTGGTGGGACTTCCTCTTCTATCTCAGCTTCGGTGTCATGATCACCTTTTCGGTCGAGATCGGTGGCATCCTCATGGTCTTCGCCTACCTGGTCATCCCGGCCTGCGTCGCCATTCTGTTGCATGCCGGGATGCGCTCACGTCTGGTCGTCGGCTGGATCGTGGGCGTCGTCGGGTCCGGTCTCGGCCTAATCGGTTCCTACTACCTCGATCTGCCGACCGGACCGGCAATCGTCGTCATCCTCGGTTTATTGCTCGTGGCGGCCTGGCTCGTCGAAAGACGCTTCTCATGA
- a CDS encoding metal ABC transporter substrate-binding protein, giving the protein MRRTKPTLVLVVATLLAFPLAGEATVKVVTTLQDYAAIARDIGRERVEVEAIVTGNADAHFIKPKPSYAIMLKEANLFVSTGLDLELWAPVLVNKSGNRAIVDGADGYVSASHDVALLEKPASMDRSAGDVHIYGNPHITTSPVNVSVIARNIATGLCKVDPAGCEAYKVNLDDFNDRLARRLYGDRLLEALGTETLDSLAQNGRLVPFLEEHGLLGELGGWLGEAMPFRGQKLVCYHKNWVYFTTLFGLSVVDYVEVKPGIPPTARHVADLVERIKDEDIRVLLTANYFERRKPELIAERTGIVPVVVPMFVGGEEGVDSYFDLVDLWITRLQKAFAETG; this is encoded by the coding sequence ATGAGAAGAACGAAACCAACCCTGGTCCTCGTGGTGGCGACCTTGCTCGCCTTTCCGCTGGCGGGCGAGGCGACTGTCAAGGTGGTCACGACGCTCCAGGACTACGCGGCCATCGCGCGTGATATCGGCAGGGAGCGCGTCGAAGTCGAAGCCATTGTCACTGGAAATGCCGATGCCCATTTCATCAAGCCAAAACCTTCTTACGCGATCATGCTGAAGGAGGCCAATCTATTCGTGAGCACGGGCCTCGACCTCGAGCTCTGGGCTCCAGTGCTGGTCAACAAGTCGGGGAACCGGGCAATCGTCGATGGCGCGGATGGCTACGTTTCCGCCTCCCACGATGTGGCGCTCCTGGAGAAGCCCGCGTCGATGGATCGATCGGCCGGGGATGTTCATATCTACGGTAACCCCCACATCACCACATCGCCAGTCAATGTCTCTGTGATTGCCCGCAACATCGCCACTGGCCTGTGCAAGGTGGATCCCGCGGGGTGTGAGGCCTACAAGGTCAACCTCGACGATTTCAATGATCGGCTCGCCCGGCGCCTGTACGGCGACCGATTGTTGGAAGCCCTCGGCACCGAGACCCTCGACTCGCTCGCCCAGAATGGTCGTCTGGTGCCGTTTCTCGAGGAGCATGGGCTGCTCGGCGAGCTTGGTGGCTGGCTAGGTGAAGCGATGCCGTTTCGAGGCCAGAAGCTCGTGTGCTATCACAAGAATTGGGTCTATTTCACAACCCTTTTCGGTCTTTCCGTGGTCGACTATGTCGAAGTCAAGCCGGGCATCCCGCCAACTGCACGTCACGTTGCGGATCTTGTCGAACGCATCAAAGACGAAGACATCCGCGTCCTTCTCACCGCCAATTACTTCGAACGGCGAAAGCCGGAGCTGATTGCAGAGCGTACCGGGATTGTCCCGGTAGTAGTGCCGATGTTCGTCGGTGGGGAGGAGGGCGTCGACTCCTATTTCGACCTTGTCGATCTGTGGATTACACGCTTGCAGAAGGCGTTCGCCGAAACGGGGTGA
- the hisD gene encoding histidinol dehydrogenase: protein MKLRRIRPEDVRHLDRQPVSRERLEAAAEIVEAIRSEGVAAARRYAEQFGEIREGGAMVVDRTQLVAALEGIPRADRDLLERTADRIETFARAQREALSEATIEIPGGHVGHRIAPVGRAGCYAPGGRYPLPSSVLMTAVTARVAGVKSVVVASPRPLPVTLAAAAVAGAHEVLTLGGAHAIAVLAVGIDGFEPCDLVVGPGNTWVTAAKQLVFGTVGIDMLAGPSELVILADDNADAATVAADLLAQAEHDPDALPVLVSTSEELVASVDAEIECQLETLPTRAIAEQAMVNGFAVVVPDLETAASICGRLAPEHLQVMTERPEDVASQLDCWGGLFIGDGSAEVLGDYGAGPNHTLPTGGVARYRGGLSVFDFLRVRTWMEIDNLSEAGETVEDSIALARLEGLEAHARAAELRLKERIRASSRSNV from the coding sequence ATGAAGCTTCGACGAATCCGACCGGAAGACGTGAGGCACCTCGACCGCCAGCCCGTGAGTCGGGAGAGGCTTGAGGCTGCCGCCGAGATCGTGGAGGCGATTCGATCGGAAGGGGTGGCCGCGGCGCGGCGATACGCCGAGCAGTTCGGGGAGATCCGCGAGGGTGGAGCGATGGTCGTCGACCGCACACAGCTGGTCGCTGCACTCGAGGGCATCCCGCGGGCCGATCGCGACCTGCTCGAACGAACGGCTGACCGAATCGAAACCTTCGCGCGCGCCCAGCGCGAAGCCCTGTCGGAGGCCACGATCGAAATCCCGGGCGGGCATGTCGGCCATCGCATCGCTCCGGTCGGGCGGGCCGGATGTTACGCGCCGGGAGGACGATACCCTCTGCCGTCGTCGGTCCTGATGACGGCGGTGACGGCACGGGTTGCGGGCGTCAAAAGCGTGGTGGTGGCGTCTCCACGTCCGTTGCCGGTGACTCTGGCCGCAGCGGCGGTGGCGGGCGCTCACGAGGTGCTTACCCTGGGCGGGGCGCACGCGATCGCCGTGCTCGCGGTCGGTATCGACGGTTTCGAGCCGTGCGATCTTGTGGTCGGGCCGGGCAACACCTGGGTGACGGCTGCCAAGCAGCTGGTTTTTGGAACCGTCGGAATCGACATGCTGGCCGGGCCGTCCGAACTTGTGATTCTGGCTGACGACAACGCCGACGCGGCGACGGTGGCCGCCGATCTCCTGGCCCAGGCTGAACACGACCCCGACGCGCTGCCGGTGCTGGTGTCCACCTCGGAGGAGTTGGTGGCGAGTGTCGATGCCGAGATAGAGTGCCAGCTCGAAACCCTTCCAACGAGAGCGATCGCGGAGCAGGCCATGGTGAACGGTTTCGCGGTGGTCGTACCCGATCTGGAGACTGCGGCTTCGATCTGTGGCCGGTTGGCGCCCGAACACCTCCAGGTGATGACGGAACGGCCCGAAGACGTGGCATCGCAGCTCGACTGTTGGGGCGGCCTGTTCATCGGCGACGGCAGCGCCGAAGTGCTCGGTGACTACGGCGCAGGGCCCAACCACACGTTGCCAACCGGCGGTGTGGCCCGATATCGCGGCGGGCTATCGGTCTTCGATTTTCTCCGGGTTCGGACGTGGATGGAGATTGATAATCTCTCGGAGGCCGGCGAGACAGTCGAAGACTCGATCGCGCTTGCTCGCCTCGAGGGGCTGGAGGCCCATGCCCGCGCGGCCGAGTTGAGGCTGAAAGAGAGAATACGCGCGTCATCACGTTCAAACGTTTAA